One stretch of Corynebacterium auriscanis DNA includes these proteins:
- a CDS encoding DUF4411 family protein: MYLIDSNIVIGTWNTYPPAIFRSLWDEFADLIPGGDLYFHKEVKRELTAWSSEQSEWFSKHVPDDRVLAPIQSEVEKYVEVSAWAQFERTPKLTQKAVDSFLNAADSWLVAGG, encoded by the coding sequence ATGTACCTAATTGACTCCAATATTGTGATTGGTACATGGAATACCTATCCACCTGCAATTTTTCGGAGTTTATGGGACGAGTTCGCTGACCTCATTCCGGGTGGTGATTTGTATTTCCATAAGGAAGTGAAACGGGAGCTTACCGCCTGGTCTTCAGAGCAGAGTGAATGGTTTTCGAAACATGTTCCGGATGACCGGGTGTTAGCACCGATTCAGTCTGAAGTTGAAAAGTATGTCGAGGTATCGGCGTGGGCGCAGTTTGAAAGAACCCCAAAATTGACGCAGAAAGCTGTGGACAGTTTTCTTAATGCTGCAGACTCATGGCTGGTGGCTGGTGGCTAG
- a CDS encoding putative Ig domain-containing protein, with translation MALGSIALPETLAQENTGGASEIAAPATDTTERAATITVLEGRAIRPVTIRLSGFAEGAMARLDGLPPGMIYTPAPVGPGQNTSEAVLTGVPTQTGFFEVTAVAVDQAGQEIRDYLGNPITRTFSIEVIPVEVTIHIQPSTQAATVGRPIEAVSVMPGSGFTTSDLSFDATTLPPGLTFDPVTGKITGVPAAAGRYATEFKLVDKPTGKEATAVVAFDVAEESPAESSTTEATTEPTVTVTEPTETVGPSGTAETTEPSGTAETAAPTSRAQTTTVQASLRATEDPTDTTEEPAYDETTVPPTPVAGNQPTQRLPEQPNEPRMGVPQDIQIFAQEDQIGRTNGPQSQDGTNNKAGRDRADRDSAGREKPDKLGSLDEADDSTLSNEAYGYPGASAGSRGPAQLENGQGIAAVAATVAVSLAVGVALLSLRRRF, from the coding sequence TTGGCTTTAGGGTCGATTGCGCTTCCCGAAACCCTGGCCCAGGAAAACACCGGGGGTGCCAGCGAAATAGCTGCACCGGCCACCGATACCACCGAGCGCGCAGCAACCATCACTGTTTTGGAGGGGCGGGCAATTCGGCCCGTCACCATCCGCTTAAGTGGGTTCGCCGAAGGAGCAATGGCGCGCTTGGATGGGCTTCCCCCAGGGATGATTTACACCCCGGCGCCCGTTGGCCCCGGTCAAAACACCAGTGAGGCGGTATTGACGGGTGTGCCTACGCAAACCGGTTTTTTCGAGGTTACAGCTGTGGCGGTCGACCAGGCTGGCCAGGAAATCCGTGATTATCTAGGTAATCCGATCACTCGGACCTTCAGCATTGAAGTCATCCCTGTCGAGGTCACTATACACATCCAGCCCAGCACACAGGCGGCTACGGTCGGCCGCCCTATCGAGGCCGTATCCGTAATGCCTGGTTCCGGTTTCACAACGTCGGATCTTTCTTTCGACGCCACCACGCTGCCCCCAGGCCTGACCTTTGATCCGGTTACCGGGAAGATCACGGGAGTGCCTGCGGCAGCGGGACGTTATGCGACGGAATTTAAGCTGGTGGATAAGCCCACGGGCAAAGAAGCAACAGCGGTGGTCGCGTTCGATGTGGCGGAGGAATCCCCGGCGGAATCCTCGACGACGGAAGCGACGACAGAACCAACGGTAACTGTTACAGAGCCGACGGAGACGGTAGGGCCTTCGGGAACGGCAGAGACGACTGAACCTTCGGGAACGGCAGAGACGGCTGCCCCGACCTCGCGTGCACAAACGACTACCGTACAAGCATCACTACGCGCCACCGAGGATCCAACCGATACCACCGAGGAACCTGCCTATGATGAGACCACGGTTCCGCCTACGCCGGTGGCGGGGAACCAGCCAACACAGCGCCTCCCTGAGCAGCCTAATGAGCCGAGGATGGGCGTTCCCCAAGACATTCAAATCTTCGCTCAAGAAGATCAAATAGGCCGCACGAATGGTCCACAGTCACAAGATGGTACGAATAACAAAGCTGGCCGTGACCGGGCAGACCGTGATAGCGCTGGTCGAGAAAAACCCGATAAATTGGGTTCCCTCGATGAGGCGGACGACTCAACCCTCAGCAATGAGGCCTATGGTTATCCTGGCGCATCCGCCGGTTCCCGCGGGCCCGCGCAACTGGAAAACGGCCAGGGTATCGCAGCGGTGGCGGCAACCGTTGCCGTCTCGTTGGCCGTAGGCGTTGCTCTGCTGAGTTTGCGCCGCCGTTTCTAA
- a CDS encoding ornithine cyclodeaminase family protein: MQFLSYDDVNSAITPAKAVEALRQVLRSGYDPADDQARTKVPLHHGEMHLLPSTLPHVAGVKIILLHPEGFETDLPLVQGQYLLADGETLTPHTLLDGAALTTLRTPAVSLAGIRDFIVDGSDPINVVILGAGAQGRGHAETVTSVLEGIREVSIAFVSRNEPDDLGYTWLRSGSAEAADALKTADLVLCATTAASPILQLEDVSAHAVIVAVGSHTTDARELSADLVGAAHVIVEEPRAALAEAGDITLAIEDGTLSESDLVSMKDVVSGAVQLERDRPIVFKTVGMPWEDLVVGEAVWKAHDSRGE; the protein is encoded by the coding sequence ATGCAGTTTCTTAGCTACGACGATGTCAATTCCGCTATTACCCCAGCCAAGGCCGTGGAGGCGCTCCGTCAGGTGCTTCGCAGTGGCTATGACCCAGCTGACGATCAGGCCCGTACGAAGGTTCCCCTGCATCACGGTGAGATGCACCTTCTGCCGTCAACGTTGCCCCACGTTGCGGGTGTGAAGATCATCCTGCTCCACCCAGAGGGCTTTGAAACCGACTTGCCGCTCGTTCAGGGCCAGTACCTGCTGGCCGATGGTGAAACGCTCACTCCGCACACCCTCCTTGACGGTGCAGCATTGACCACCCTGCGCACCCCGGCTGTATCACTCGCTGGTATCCGGGACTTCATCGTCGATGGTTCGGACCCGATCAACGTCGTGATTCTGGGAGCGGGGGCGCAGGGGCGCGGTCATGCTGAGACGGTGACGTCGGTACTGGAAGGCATTAGGGAGGTTTCCATAGCGTTCGTGAGCCGCAACGAACCGGACGATCTTGGGTACACGTGGCTGCGGTCAGGGAGTGCAGAGGCCGCCGACGCGCTTAAAACTGCCGACCTGGTGCTGTGCGCTACCACGGCAGCCTCCCCGATTTTGCAACTTGAGGATGTCTCCGCGCACGCCGTTATTGTCGCTGTTGGTTCCCACACCACCGATGCCCGTGAGCTTTCCGCCGACCTCGTTGGTGCCGCCCACGTCATTGTTGAAGAACCTAGGGCCGCGCTTGCCGAAGCCGGCGATATCACCCTTGCTATCGAAGACGGCACGCTTTCCGAGTCTGACTTAGTGTCGATGAAAGATGTTGTCAGTGGTGCGGTCCAGCTGGAGCGAGACCGGCCGATCGTATTCAAAACAGTTGGCATGCCGTGGGAGGACCTGGTGGTTGGCGAGGCGGTGTGGAAGGCACACGATTCGAGGGGTGAGTAG
- a CDS encoding tRNA adenosine deaminase-associated protein: protein MSETTELTFAAVAVAGEGGWQVRELPEKALDSLRDLVKDLRANRAEGALLGFVCMDDDWCAVVRPVPGGVRLLISDATAALDYYLATDILDELDVDTPTEDEAENCDEPWPEGDFDLLEDLGVPEQLLSVIFDDEDLYASEQLMRVAEELGCAEELADAIGLELE, encoded by the coding sequence ATGAGTGAGACAACCGAGCTGACCTTTGCCGCTGTCGCCGTTGCGGGCGAGGGTGGATGGCAAGTGCGGGAGCTGCCCGAAAAGGCCCTAGATAGCCTCCGCGATCTGGTCAAAGACCTGCGTGCCAACCGCGCTGAAGGCGCCCTGCTGGGATTCGTCTGCATGGATGACGACTGGTGCGCCGTCGTGCGGCCTGTCCCGGGTGGGGTGCGGTTGCTGATTTCGGATGCTACGGCGGCGCTGGATTACTACTTGGCGACGGACATTTTGGATGAGCTCGATGTGGATACTCCTACTGAGGATGAAGCCGAGAACTGCGATGAGCCATGGCCTGAGGGTGATTTTGATCTGCTGGAGGACCTGGGGGTGCCGGAGCAGTTGCTTAGCGTGATCTTTGATGACGAGGATCTTTATGCCTCCGAGCAGCTCATGCGGGTGGCCGAGGAGCTGGGTTGTGCCGAGGAGCTGGCGGACGCGATTGGTTTGGAACTGGAGTAG
- a CDS encoding prephenate dehydrogenase, with amino-acid sequence MKSPESHPVNPTSIAAEPRTPICVLGLGLIGGSLLRDLGRLEWPCYGWNRSEKTVTRARRDGFDVSNDLTATLQRAEQDGALLVLGVPMFALSSLLDAIKVHAPHCGFTDVTSVKEEVHDLVEEHGLTSRFVGGHPMAGTANSGWPATMSHLFEGAVWVVTYDNAVAGDGKGKGANEAEELWLNTWARVVTMAEAVGAAVVPALARRHDRAVARVSHLPHVLAEALAIAGDKGGPLALTLAASSFRDGTRVAGTEPALVRAMCENNRSSLVVAIDETLELLQQAREQLANPDEDMRDLTEVGHAARGRFEARAGRKKGEGPNRPIIRVQPGGTGWVSQLESAESMGAQIGIF; translated from the coding sequence ATTAAGAGCCCCGAATCCCACCCCGTGAACCCCACGAGCATCGCCGCTGAGCCACGCACCCCCATCTGCGTGCTGGGGTTAGGCCTGATCGGTGGATCTCTGCTCCGCGACCTCGGCCGCCTGGAATGGCCGTGCTACGGGTGGAATCGTTCTGAAAAAACTGTGACCCGCGCCCGCCGCGATGGCTTTGATGTCTCGAATGACCTCACCGCGACGTTACAGCGCGCCGAACAGGACGGAGCTCTACTGGTTCTCGGCGTGCCAATGTTTGCTCTTTCTTCTTTACTCGACGCCATCAAGGTCCACGCCCCTCATTGTGGGTTTACGGACGTCACCAGTGTGAAGGAGGAGGTGCACGACCTGGTTGAAGAGCATGGTTTAACGTCGCGCTTCGTGGGTGGGCACCCCATGGCGGGTACCGCGAACTCGGGGTGGCCGGCCACCATGAGCCACCTATTCGAAGGCGCTGTGTGGGTGGTGACCTACGACAACGCGGTCGCCGGGGATGGCAAGGGTAAGGGTGCTAATGAGGCCGAGGAGCTGTGGCTGAACACGTGGGCTCGCGTGGTCACCATGGCTGAAGCCGTAGGCGCGGCGGTGGTTCCCGCGTTGGCGCGCCGGCACGACCGGGCGGTGGCCCGCGTTTCTCACCTTCCTCATGTACTCGCGGAGGCGCTGGCGATCGCAGGTGACAAGGGGGGTCCGCTGGCGCTGACCTTGGCGGCGTCGAGTTTCAGAGATGGCACCCGTGTGGCCGGCACGGAGCCAGCGCTGGTGCGGGCGATGTGTGAAAACAACCGCTCTTCTTTGGTGGTTGCGATTGATGAGACGCTGGAACTGCTGCAGCAAGCGCGCGAGCAGCTGGCGAACCCGGATGAGGACATGCGGGACCTGACGGAGGTCGGGCACGCGGCCCGTGGGCGCTTCGAGGCGCGGGCGGGGCGTAAGAAGGGTGAGGGCCCGAATCGGCCGATCATCCGTGTGCAACCGGGTGGCACAGGCTGGGTGTCGCAGCTGGAATCGGCGGAATCGATGGGTGCGCAGATCGGGATTTTCTAG
- a CDS encoding ImmA/IrrE family metallo-endopeptidase, with product MTVEVTIKPEVLKWALERSGLGENEIEKRFPKLKEWQSGSKKPTLPQAKTLAKAVRLPLGRLLLPVPTPDELTIPDFRTVRNANVESIGADLREVIQTAEQRLDWYAEYATEIGIAPPTILGVVSPSTPPEKAAEVVLESLGWDSIGHPEGPDRVRDLVHRMEDHGLLVMRNTIVGNSTSRRLDVHEFRGFTLREGPYALVFVNTSDSKTAQLFSLAHELAHVAMAAPGLSGDQGKRNHVERWCNKFAAALLIPEASVRSIQFDSDQLVVQLSTTATRFGVSREALLWRLVELKLVQKKDADRAVGLFKGEEAAQASQTVGAPPFPVLVRSRVGRRFLNTITGAALAGDLSEPAAAEFLGIGNKQTLQEVMALADEVV from the coding sequence GTGACAGTCGAAGTGACGATAAAACCTGAAGTTCTGAAGTGGGCGCTGGAGCGCTCTGGACTAGGTGAAAATGAGATTGAAAAACGATTTCCTAAATTGAAGGAATGGCAGTCTGGTTCGAAGAAACCCACCCTTCCGCAAGCTAAGACGCTTGCTAAAGCTGTTCGCCTACCACTTGGTCGGCTTCTTCTACCAGTCCCGACTCCTGATGAGCTTACGATCCCTGACTTTCGAACGGTTCGCAATGCAAACGTTGAGTCGATCGGCGCCGATCTGCGTGAAGTTATACAAACTGCTGAGCAGCGTCTGGATTGGTATGCCGAGTACGCGACCGAGATTGGCATAGCACCGCCCACGATTCTCGGAGTTGTGTCGCCCTCCACCCCACCTGAGAAAGCAGCAGAAGTTGTCCTAGAATCGTTGGGATGGGACTCGATAGGCCACCCTGAAGGGCCTGACAGGGTCAGGGATCTAGTCCATCGTATGGAAGATCATGGTCTGCTTGTAATGCGGAATACCATTGTTGGGAATTCGACCTCACGGAGATTGGACGTCCATGAATTTCGAGGATTCACCCTTCGTGAAGGCCCATATGCACTCGTCTTTGTAAACACATCAGATAGCAAGACTGCTCAGCTGTTCAGTCTGGCTCATGAGCTAGCTCACGTTGCTATGGCAGCGCCAGGGCTGTCAGGCGATCAAGGAAAAAGAAATCATGTGGAGCGATGGTGTAATAAGTTTGCTGCAGCTCTCCTAATTCCTGAGGCTAGTGTCAGGAGTATTCAATTCGATTCCGATCAGTTGGTAGTTCAACTTTCAACAACAGCAACTCGGTTTGGGGTCAGTAGAGAAGCGCTGCTCTGGCGACTCGTAGAGCTGAAATTGGTTCAGAAGAAAGATGCGGATCGCGCCGTTGGTCTTTTCAAGGGCGAGGAAGCAGCCCAAGCGTCTCAAACAGTTGGTGCGCCTCCCTTTCCTGTTTTGGTGCGTTCACGCGTCGGGCGCAGATTTCTGAATACCATCACGGGAGCAGCGCTTGCTGGTGATCTATCTGAACCTGCTGCCGCAGAATTCTTGGGGATTGGAAACAAGCAGACCTTGCAAGAGGTCATGGCGCTTGCGGATGAGGTTGTCTGA
- a CDS encoding DUF4411 family protein has translation MLQTHGWWLVASGAVRGATIVSDEKSAPQSTSNLKLPDAAAHFAVPYLDFLGFLSVKELSF, from the coding sequence ATGCTGCAGACTCATGGCTGGTGGCTGGTGGCTAGTGGCGCGGTTCGTGGTGCGACCATTGTCTCCGACGAGAAATCTGCGCCTCAAAGTACCTCGAATTTGAAGTTACCTGATGCAGCTGCGCATTTCGCGGTTCCGTACTTGGATTTTTTGGGATTTCTCAGTGTGAAGGAGCTTTCATTCTGA
- a CDS encoding pyridoxal phosphate-dependent aminotransferase: protein MVRADLSSLPAYVPGASVEGALKLASNESTLAPLPSVAQAITAAASGINRYPDMGGFALRKKIAEWFSTQPTSTSPTTFTTENVALGNGSSALCLQSIQATCAQGEEVIFAWRSFEAYPILTRIAGATPVQVALTPDHGHDLSAMAQAVTERTRLIFVCNPNNPSGTTITDAQLRTFLASIPAHVQVVLDEAYVEYNRAEDQPDQHALLAEFPNLAVCRTFSKAYGLAGLRLGYMVGSPEFIEAVNKVGIPFGVNALSQVAGVASLEARDELLQRVDHTVEQRARVERVIAEAAPDLLVPSQANFVWLPLGESAQAFDEALKSNGIVARCFAGEGVRVTVTNDVETDQLIEALRAALPVAGA from the coding sequence ATGGTTCGAGCTGATTTATCTTCCCTACCCGCATATGTCCCCGGCGCATCGGTTGAGGGGGCGCTAAAGCTGGCGTCCAACGAGTCCACGTTGGCTCCACTCCCCTCGGTAGCGCAGGCCATTACCGCGGCCGCCTCCGGCATCAACCGCTACCCGGACATGGGCGGATTTGCATTGCGAAAGAAGATTGCGGAGTGGTTTAGCACCCAGCCCACGTCTACCAGCCCCACCACCTTCACCACGGAGAATGTGGCCCTCGGCAACGGCTCATCGGCGCTGTGCCTGCAATCAATCCAAGCTACATGCGCGCAGGGTGAGGAAGTCATCTTCGCCTGGCGTTCCTTCGAGGCCTACCCAATTCTCACGCGCATCGCCGGCGCCACACCCGTACAAGTCGCCCTCACCCCCGACCACGGCCACGATCTCTCCGCGATGGCGCAGGCCGTCACCGAGCGCACGCGGTTGATCTTCGTGTGTAACCCGAACAACCCTTCGGGGACTACTATTACCGACGCCCAGCTGCGCACCTTCCTCGCTTCCATCCCTGCACACGTGCAGGTGGTGTTGGACGAGGCTTATGTGGAATACAACCGCGCGGAAGACCAGCCCGATCAGCATGCCCTGTTAGCAGAATTCCCAAATCTGGCGGTGTGCCGTACGTTCTCGAAGGCTTACGGGTTGGCGGGGTTGCGCCTGGGGTACATGGTGGGATCCCCGGAGTTCATCGAAGCCGTCAACAAGGTGGGCATCCCATTTGGGGTAAATGCACTATCGCAGGTCGCGGGAGTGGCCAGCCTAGAGGCACGGGACGAGTTACTACAGCGCGTGGACCACACTGTAGAGCAGCGCGCGCGGGTAGAGCGCGTGATTGCGGAAGCCGCCCCTGATCTCTTGGTACCCAGTCAGGCAAATTTTGTGTGGCTGCCGTTGGGCGAGAGTGCGCAGGCATTCGACGAGGCGCTGAAGTCGAACGGAATTGTGGCACGCTGCTTCGCAGGCGAGGGCGTTCGCGTAACTGTCACGAATGACGTGGAAACCGATCAACTGATTGAGGCGCTCCGGGCAGCGCTCCCAGTGGCGGGGGCGTAG